In Chanodichthys erythropterus isolate Z2021 chromosome 18, ASM2448905v1, whole genome shotgun sequence, the following are encoded in one genomic region:
- the mthfd1b gene encoding C-1-tetrahydrofolate synthase, cytoplasmic — MPAQIICGKTVSAQVRERLKEDVESMRKTHPNFKPGLVVLQVGDREDSNLYISMKLKAAAEIGINAVHVKLPRTATEDEVMRSVIEVNENSKVHGLIVQLPLDSIHTINTERIINAVAPDKDVDGLTSINAGKLARGDLGDCFIPCTPNGCMELIKQTGVSVAGKRAVVIGRSKIVGAPMHDLLLWNHATVTTCHSKTADLASEVGKADILVTGIGKAEMVRGEWLKNGAVVIDCGINTIADSSRPSGKRVVGDVHFSSAKDQAAFITPVPGGVGPMTVAMLMQNTVLSAKHFLQAQEPGKWNINYPKLNLQRPVPSDVAISRSCVPKPIECLAKEIGLFSDEVELYGRTKAKVQLKTIDRLQAQPDGKYVVVTGITPTPLGEGKSTTTIGLVQALGAHLKLNAFAAVRQPSQGPTFGIKGGAAGGGYSQVIPMEEFNLHLTGDIHAITAANNLVAAAVDARIFHEATQSDKALFNRLVPLAGGQRKFSPVQINRLEKLGIKKTDPITLTEEEITRFVRLDIDPECVTWQRVLDTNDRFLRKITIGQSPTEKGFTRTAQFDITVASEIMAVLALTTGLEDMKQRLAKMVVATSRSGQPVTTEDLGVCGALTVLMRDAIKPNLMQTLEGNPVFVHAGPFANIAHGNSSILADKIALKLVGPQGFVVTEAGFGADIGMEKFFNIKCRYSGLKPHVVVLVATVRALKMHGGGPTVTAGAPLPKEYIEENLALLEAGCSNMRKQVENAQLFGVPVVVAVNAFKTDTKAELDLICKLAKEAGAFDAVSCSHWADGGAGAVDLARAVQKAADSPSSFRFLYDIKLPIADKIRIIAQKIYGADDIELLPEAQQKVDLYSKQGFSSLPICMAKTHLSLSHDAEKKGVPTGFVLPIRDIRASVGAGFLYPLVGTMPTIPGLPTRPCFYDIDLDTESGEVVGLF; from the exons ATGCCAGCTCAGATCATCTGCGGGAAAACCGTCTCAGC TCAGGTCAGAGAGAGGCTGAAGGAAGATGTGGAAAGCATGAGGAAGACTCATCCCAATTTCAAACCAGGCCTTGTGGTGTTACAG gtggGAGACAGAGAGGACTCAAACTTGTACATTAGCATGAAGCTGAAAGCTGCTGCTGAG ATCGGGATCAATGCTGTACATGTGAAACTTCCACGGACTGCAACTGAAGATGAG GTTATGCGCAGTGTAATCGAAGTCAACGAGAACTCCAAAGTTCATGGGCTCATAGTCCAGCTGCCTCTCGACTCCATCCACACTATCAATACAGAAAGGATCATCAACGCTGTGGCTCCAGACAAAGATGTTGATGG TTTGACGAGTATAAATGCAGGGAAACTGGCACGAGGTGATCTTGGAGACTGTTTTATCCCATGTACTCCTAATGGATGTATGGAGCTCATCAAACAAACAG GAGTGTCTGTGGCAGGAAAAAGAGCGGTGGTGATTGGCCGCAGTAAGATTGTTGGTGCACCGATGCATGACCTTCTCTTGTGGAATCATGCCACTGTAACGACTTGTCATTCAAAGACTGCAGACCTGGCCTCTgag GTGGGAAAGGCAGACATCCTGGTGACTGGGATTGGTAAAGCAGAGATGGTTCGTGGAGAGTGGCTGAAGAATGGTGCTGTGGTCATTGACTGCGGGATTAACACCAtcgcag ACAGCAGCAGACCAAGTGGAAAGAGAGTTGTTGGAGACGTTCACTTCAGCTCGGCCAAAGATCAGGCTGCGTTTATCACACCTGTACCTGGAGGAGTCGGCCCAATGACTGTAGCCATGCTCATGCAG AACACAGTTCTGAGTGCCAAGCACTTCCTTCAAGCGCAAGAACCTGGGAAGTGGAATATAAATTACCCCAAACTCAACCTGCAAAGACCAGTTCCAAG TGATGTCGCCATCTCTCGCTCCTGTGTACCTAAACCCATCGAGTGTCTTGCTAAGGAGATTGGTCTCTTCTCGGATGAGGTTGAGCTCTATGGCAGGACCAAGGCCAAAGTCCAGCTGAAAACAATTGATCGACTGCAGGCTCAACCTGATGGCAAATATGTGGTTGTTACTgg AATCACTCCAACTCCTCTGGGTGAAGGAAAGAGCACAACTACGATAGGGCTGGTTCAAGCGCTCGGGGCTCATCTCAAACTTAATGCATTTGCAGCTGTGCGCCAGCCATCACAAGGCCCAACGTTCGGCATCAAAG GTGGTGCTGCTGGTGGGGGTTACTCTCAAGTCATTCCCATGGAAGAG TTCAATCTTCATCTGACTGGTGACATTCATGCAATCACAGCAGCCAATAACCTTGTAGCTGCTGCAGTCGATGCTCGTATCTTTCATGAAGCCACCCAGTCTGATAAG GCTCTCTTTAATCGCTTGGTACCCTTGGCTGGAGGTCAGAGGAAGTTTTCCCCAGTCCAGATCAACAGACTTGAA aaactaggcATAAAGAAAACAGACCCCATCACGTTAACAGAGGAGGAAATCACACGCTTCGTCAGGCTTGACATCGACCCGGAGTGCGTCACATGGCAGCGAG TGCTGGACACAAATGATCGTTTTCTGAGAAAAATCACCATCGGCCAGTCTCCAACTGAGAAGGGCTTTACCAGAACT GCCCAGTTTGACATCACTGTGGCCAGTGAGATTATGGCAGTTTTAGCTCTCACCACCGGTCTGGAGGACATGAAGCAGAGGCTCGCAAAAATGGTGGTGGCCACCAGTCGCAGTGGGCAGCCCGTCACCACAGAGGATTTG GGAGTGTGTGGAGCTCTGACAGTACTCATGCGAGATGCCATCAAGCCCAACCTCATGCAGACACTAGAG GGAAACCCTGTGTTTGTTCATGCTGGACCTTTTGCAAACATTGCGCATGGAAACTCATCAATCTTGGCTGATAAAATTGCTCTGAAACTAGTTGGACCTCAGGGATTTGTGG TCACAGAAGCAGGCTTTGGAGCAGATATTGGGATGGAGAAGTTTTTCAACATCAAGTGTCGTTACTCTGGTCTCAAGCCTCATGTTGTGGTCTTGGTTGCCACAGTTCGAGCACTGAAGATGCATGGAGGTGGACCAACA GTCACTGCAGGTGCGCCGCTGCCGAAAGAATATATTGAGGAG AATCTGGCGCTGCTGGAGGCCGGCTGTAGTAACATGAGGAAACAAGTGGAGAATGCTCAGCTTTTTGGAGTTCCTGTAGTTGTAGCGGTCAACGCTTTCAA GACAGACACAAAAGCTGAACTGGATCTGATCTGTAAACTAGCCAAAGAGGCAGGAGCGTTTGACGCTGTGTCTTGCTCTCATTGGGCTGATGGTGGCGCCGGCGCTGTGGATCTGGCTAGAGCAGTTCAAAAGGCTGCAGACTCTCCCAGCAGCTTCAGATTTCTTTATGACATTAAG TTACCCATCGCAGACAAGATCAGAATCATCGCGCAGAAGATCTACGGTGCAGATGACATCGAACTTCTCCCAGAGGCCCAGCAGAAGGTGGACCTGTACAGCAAACAG GGTTTTTCAAGTCTACCCATATGCATGGCAAAAACTCATCTGTCTCTGTCACATGATGCTGAAAAGAAAGGTGTCCCCACTGGATTTGTTCTTCCCATTCGTGACATTCGTGCCAGTGTAGGAGCAGGCTTTCTCTACCCGCTGGTTGGCACA ATGCCGACTATCCCAGGCCTTCCTACTCGGCCGTGTTTCTATGACATTGATCTGGACACTGAGAGTGGAGAGGTTGTTGGACTCTTTTAA